A window of Mangifera indica cultivar Alphonso chromosome 11, CATAS_Mindica_2.1, whole genome shotgun sequence contains these coding sequences:
- the LOC123229070 gene encoding O-fucosyltransferase 10-like, whose product MVTATSFAMKSKPYSHHHHSRQNSNGAAGYASESSNSGSNSPSPPPSPRRHATVSHYRRRLRTKTNSFSRCDNLGVSFLFRRNFRYLVLLSLLYVSGLIMCVGPLSGLFGFPPVPGSVYRSHEIFEKLWDDIQFDNSSAIDLSSVWKYKRLKMQKPCLNSTSGQRFGVDEVSCSPSGYLVVEANGGLNQQRSAICNAVAVAGVLNAILVIPRFELNSVWKDPSEFGDIYDEDHFINALDGYVKVVRELPDVLMEKYDYNINNIPNIRVQAWATANFYIREVYPVLKEQGVIRIAPFANRLAMNVPPHIQLLRCIANYRALRFSSPISTLAEKLVKRMIEKSSKTGRKYVSIHLRFEEDMLAFSCCLYDGGKAEKVEMDSFREKWWKGKFKRKDRVIVPGLNRVDGKCPLTPLEVGMMLRGMGFDNNTSIYLASGKIYQAERHLSPLQKMFPLLYTKESLATPDELAPFQEYSSRLAALDYTVCLFSEVFVTTQGGNFPHFLMGHRRFLFGGHAKTINPDKRKLVILLQNMNISWMTFKEEMEIMLAENDRKGIMIPKVRKINRKTSIYTYPLPECRCLQQSNNTIFNLTNSVNLPNYG is encoded by the exons ATGGTCACAGCCACAAGCTTCGCCATGAAATCCAAGCCTTACTCTCACCATCACCACAGTCGCCAGAACTCAAATGGTGCTGCCGGCTACGCAAGTGAGAGTAGCAACAGCGGCAGTAACTCGCCAAGTCCTCCTCCGTCGCCGCGCCGTCATGCTACCGTCTCGCATTACCGTCGTAGACTTCGTACTAAGACTAACTCGTTTTCACGCTGTGATAACTTAGGCGTTAGTTTTCTTTTCCGGCGGAACTTCCGGTACTTGGTTCTGCTTTCTCTGCTGTACGTTTCGGGCCTGATCATGTGTGTGGGCCCCTTGTCTGGGCTTTTTGGATTTCCTCCGGTTCCCGGGTCGGTTTATAGAAGTCACGAGATCTTTGAGAAGCTTTGGGATGATATTCAGTTTGATAATTCTTCGGCCATTGAT TTGTCCTCTGTGTGGAAATACAAGAGACTGAAGATGCAGAAACCCTGTCTAAATTCAACTTCTGGACAGCGCTTTGGTGTAGATGAAG TGTCCTGCAGCCCAAGTGGTTACTTGGTTGTTGAGGCTAATGGCGGCCTCAATCAACAGCGGTCTGCG ATCTGCAATGCAGTGGCTGTAGCTGGAGTTTTAAACGCAATACTTGTCATACCTCGTTTTGAGTTAAACAGTGTTTGGAAGGACCCAAg TGAGTTTGGAGATATATATGATGAGGACCACTTTATAAACGCTCTTGATGGCTATGTTAAGGTGGTCAGAGAACTACCTGATGTCCTGATGGAAAAATATGattacaatattaataatattccaAACATTCGTGTCCAAGCTTGGGCTACTGCTAATTTTTACATCAGAGAAGTTTATCCTGTCTTGAAAGAGCAAGG GGTGATTCGAATTGCCCCATTTGCTAATAGACTGGCAATGAATGTTCCACCTCATATTCAATTGTTGCGATGCATAGCTAATTATAGAGCCTTGAGGTTCTCTTCACCCATATCAACACTAGCAGAGAAACTTGTTAAGCGAATGATTGAGAAAAGTTCAAAGACGGGTAGGAAGTATGTTTCCATCCACCTTCGTTTTGAGGAG gacATGTTAGCTTTCTCATGCTGTTTGTATGACGGGGGAAAGGCTGAAAAGGTTGAAATGGATTCATTTCGAGAAAAATGGTGGAAGGGGAAGTTCAAGAGAAAAGATCGTGTCATTGTACCTGGTTTGAATCGAGTAGATGGAAAATGCCCGCTAACCCCTTTAGAG GTTGGGATGATGCTACGGGGTATGGGATTTGATAACAACACTTCGATTTATTTAGCCTCGGGTAAAATTTACCAGGCAGAAAGACATTTGTCTCCCTTACAAAAGATGTTTCCCCTTCTTTATACAAAGGAATCTCTTGCAACCCCAGATGAACTTGCTCCATTTCAG GAGTATTCTTCGAGGCTGGCTGCTTTGGACTACACGGTTTGTTTGTTTAGTGAAGTTTTTGTGACAACTCAAGGTGgaaactttcctcattttctaaTGGGCCATAGGAGATTCCTTTTTGGTGGCCATGCAAAGACTATTAATCCTGATAAACGCAAGCTCGTCATTCTACTTCAGAATATGAACATCAG CTGGATGACTTTCAAGGAAGAGATGGAAATAATGCTTGCTGAAAACGATCGCAAGGGAATTATGATACCCAAAGTTCGTAAAATCAATAGAAAAACTTCCATTTACACTTATCCTTTGCCAGAATGCCGTTGTCTTCAACAGTCAAATAACACAATATTCAATTTGACCAATTCTGTAAACCTTCCAAATTACGGGTAG